CACAGTAATTACCTTTTTAGCAATCTGATTATAAACCTCATTAGAAAAAAATGACAAAGAAGAAAGTCATTTAGCATTGAAACAGTATTTTAAAAGGTATGGGTGTAAGGCGaaacgttttacatatgcctcagcgaggcgtaagtcCCGAGGTACGGGGTGTAAGCCTCAtagttatttaattttttttatatctcATAAAATaagacaagagtgagttgctctagtggtgaataccctccactttcaaccaagaggttgtgagttcgagtaaccaagaggttgtgagttcgagtcactccaagagcaaggtggggagttctaggagggagggagccgagggtatattggaaacaacctctctaccccagagtAGGGGTAATGTATGCATACAtactaccttccccagaccccgctagtgggattatactgggttgttgttgttgttgttgttgttgtatatctcataaaataatataattacaataaataattttaaacagGTAAGGTAcatgcatatggtgttcatcgatttAGAAAAAGCTTACGATAAAGTCCCAAatgaggttttatggagatgtaTAGAGGTTAGTGGTGTTCCTATAGCGTACATTAGGATGATTAAGGATTTGTACGATGGAGCgaagactcgggtgaggactgtGGGAGGAGACTCAGACTATTTTCCTGGGGTTACATCAGGGTTCAgctcttagcccatttttattttcCCTGGCGATGGACGTGCTGACGCGCCACATTCAGGGGAGGtgtcatggtgtatgttatttgcagatgacgTAGCGCTAATCGATGAGACACATTGCGGGGTTAACGATCGGCTGAAGCTGTGGAGGCAGATTCTAGAGTcgaaaggtttcaagttgagtaggacaaaAACTGAATACATTGAGTGCAAGTTCAGTGTGGGGACGCAGGAAACAGAAGTGGAGGTGAAGCTTGATACACAAGTCGTCCCCAAGAGAGATAGTTTCAAATATCTTGGGTCTGTTATTCAGGGGAACGAGGATATTGACGAGGATGTTACACATCGTGTTggagtggggtggatgaaatggaggcttgcGTCTGGTCGTGTGATAGGAATGTGCCACCAAGTCTTAAGGACAAGTTCTACAAAGTggtagttagaccgactatgttgtatggagtcGAGCGTTGGCCAATCAAGAAATCTCATgtacagaagatgaaagtagcagagatgaggatgttgagatggatgtgtgggcatatcAGGAATGACCGGATTAtgaatgaagttattagggacaaggtgggtgtggccacCGTGGAAGACAAGTTGCGGGAATCGAGGGTGGggtggttcgggcatgtgaagaggagagacatCGATGTCCCAGTGAGGAGATGCGAGAGGTTGACCATAGCGGGTCAGAGGAGAGGTAGAGGGAGACATAGGAAGTaatggggagaggtgattaggcaggacatggctcTTACTTCAGCTTACCGatgacatgacccttgatagggaggtgtggaggtcgaggattagggttgtGGGTTGATAAGTAGTCGAGAGTCTCTTCTATCGTATTAGTAGTATTAGACGATGATGTGGCATTATTCCGAGTTCCTTGCTGATTAGACGATGTGGCATTATTACCGGTAGTTTTCGCACTTCTCTTATAGCTTTGTATTCCTAGTTCTCTGCTATTACATGATGTGCTATTtgtttcttttatcttattttcttGCCATTGTTAATGTTGGTTTATTGTGTCTTTGTCAttgttcttgagccgagggtctatcggaaacagtctctcttcCTTCataaggtaagggtaaggtccgcgtacacactaccctccccaaatacGACATGTGGAATtgcactgggtttgttgttgttgtttaggtaaaattgcataaaatttgaagaaaactataaataagtgaaacatatatATAGGTATGCTCCATCACCACCAAAACCTAGTCAAAACAATCCATTATatgctacttacaagcacaaataacttgagttgaaaagaataaaattttcaactataaataagtgaaacatatatatatagatatgctCCATCACCACCAAAACCTAGTCAAAACTATATACATATATAGTTGAATCAAACTataaataagtgaaacatatatatatatatatatatatatatatatatatatatatatatatatatatatatatatagatagatagatatagatatgctCCATCACCACAAAAACTtagtcaaaataatctattatacgctacttacaagcacaactAATCCGAGTTGAAAataataaagttttctatatggaggaacaaaaaggacgACTAACCTTCGATTTGAATTTTGAACTTGCTACTGTGGAAGAGAATGaagttttctttgtatttgcaAAAAAGAATTGactattcgttgcttttgggaaaTAGCAGCACCCTAGCGAACAAGATAAAGATTTGGGGAAAACCGTAAATTAGAGCTTCTAGCAATAAAAAAAAGGTATTGAGTTTTAAATTTAATGTTTcaattctttttttaattttttgagtaattacaagccgatttttgagaatttgggtattatattaagaatttattcaacaaattttgttttaatttgaaaatgtctcttgggcttacgcctcactataAAAACGCGGCTCAATGCCCGGACGTATGCCCCGAATTGTTTGGCGTACGCCTCTAAAGAGACTTTCTCCCCCACCATCGCTTCGAAGCATTTTTGGTGCGCTTCGCCTTAAGGCTtgccccgaaaacgcctttttGACACAATGGCTAGCACCAACTTATTGTATCTTCCTCTCATGTTAATCGAATCAGACTTTCAAAGAGTTGGTCGTATCTCATTTATTGATGTAATAACATAAACTAATCTGCTCCAACTTGACAGCGTCTGTCGATTTGACTCTAGTTTATTAGGCCGCTTCCCCATTGCATAAGATACTTAATTGTGAAGGTTCATTACAATCAGTGTTGTCAAGGGGCGGCGAAAAGCGCAGAAAAGGTTTAAGGTCTGTTAGGACTTTAATGAAAAAAGACGCAAACCGGAGAAtaagtaaaaatatgtatatgtaaTCCAAGACCAATGATTACAAGCACGAATAACAAATATATAGACAAAACAATTGGAAAATAATTACGATAaaatgaaatatcaattgtttagggTTGCTCCTTTTCAGGATTACACTCGTTGGCAAGGAAAAatatgccttagagccttgatgcgaCACTGAAGCGCTCCCAGAGCtaggcgaagcgctcaacatggatggtaaggacaatatttttattttggttACAAATGGATTAATGTTACTAATCCGACCAAAGTTGCACCGGGGAGAGAAGTCATTTTTtgtttaaagaaaaaataattgcaTTTATGGGATTGGAGGAAACAGGCAGAGAGATAGAAGCGTTTCACTGTATTAACAAAAACAACTGATATCATGCCTGTTACAAGCAACATATAGTTACTCATGTTGCATTGACTTCAGAAAACATGGAAACCATAGCTACAAATGAGAAAAAGAGTAAAAGACTAGCGTTCCTAGTCCCGGATCTAAACTATTTTCATTGTATGATACCATCAGTCATCAAAACAGACGCACTCTCAATTCCCATGTCAAGGAAACAGACTATCCATTCCATGTCATGCAAATTTAACTTCAATAGTTTTGCGTTTCTTTAGCCGAGGAGTAAGCAACTTCTCAACAGTCACAGTCAGAATCCCATCTTGACAAACAGCAGAAATTGCATCAGTATTAATATTCTCTGGCAGTGTAAACTTCCTCATGAACTTCCCAACCCCTCTCTCCATTTTAATATACTTTCCCCCTTCTTTCTCTTCTTCCCTCTTCCTTTCTCCACTTATCAGCAGCACATTGTCATCTTCCACCTGCACCTTTATATCTCCAGATTTCAACCCGGGCGTATCCACAATTAAAACATAGGAATTTGGGTACTCTTTCATGTCCGCTGGTGTTGCAGCCATGGCCTTAGCGTCACATGCACAGTCTCTTGCTGGGGCATTGATGGACTTGTCCGAGTCGTCACAGGCGGAATCCATGAGGTGCTGGAGAGTGTGGAAGAGCGGCAATCCATAATGCAAGAGAAGTTTTGCAACATCAACTGAGGCTTCCGAACGCATTCGTTGCTCACTTTTTAACTTCTCGGATTGCTTGTCAAAAGCAGCTTGGATTGATTGATGATGATTTGACAAACCTAGCATCTTATTGAAACATTTATGATGGACACTATTAGCCTCACCAGCATGCAAACGCAATCTTTCAAGAGCCTTATTCCAAGCCCTAAAACCAATTTTTGAAAAAACTTCACCCGCACTTCCATGAATGAACTCATGtttgaacaaataacaacatagACAATATGCAGCATCTTTCTTCACACTATACTCCAACCATCCAGAAAATGGACCTTCGAACCAACTTGAATTAAATTGACGCATTTTATTCCCAATTTTAGTTTTAGGAAATTGATGCTTGGAAGGTTGACAAGGACCTTTATGAATGTAGTGTTTTCTCACTTCTTCTCGTATTCGAGGGCTATAGTTAACGAGGGGCATTCTCTCTCCTGGATCATCTTTAAGTGACTCCAAATTGAGTTCATCTATAAGATGGGAAAGATTGGCATTCATACGAATTTCTGGAGCTATCGTCGGACTCAGGGATGGACAACTAGAACTAGAACTTGGTTGAGAATGATCCAACTTCTTGAGAAATATATCCATCACAATTTACAAGAATTATGAACACTTCCTACAATACAAAAGTTCAATCCAATTCAATATAGTAACCCAAAACTAAAATATTGGAGTATGTATTTCGTACAAGAAAAGCGGGCTTGCTATAGATGCATATTTAGATACTCAAAACAAAGACTTACAATAATAAGCATTCTTGAAGATTGAAACagaatcaatttttttttaataactagAAGTTAAATGTTAGTATAAATTAACATGGTAGTGAATGAGTACAGCCATTACAAACTAAGAATTCTGTACCGGCCATCCTTGTTCATAATGGTTGGGGAGTTCTCTCCAAACTACTAGGTCAAGGGTTCAAGGTTGGTAGACaatctccaaaaaaaaaaaaactaagaatTCTGTAAAACTGAAAGGATTCCAGAAACTCTAAGATTACATCAGTGTCATTCCCAAAATCAGTATTATATTAGGTTTTTAATTTTCCTTCTACAGAAAAGAAATGAATTTCCCATCCTAGAATGATTAAAACAGTAACTTATTGAAGAATTTCTATTTTCTAGGTTTATGCAAATAGATTTACTAGAGCTGTTCTTCTAGAAAAACAAAATTAGTTGTCCGTCATCTATTGGAAAATGATACTGAATAAAAGATAGAAGCAAAATAGTGCAGAGTTAAAATGGGAGCAGAAATTTGAAAAGAAGAGAAATGTAATAGGGCTAGCTTGATGATTTCAGAGAGAGACTCACAATTACGGAGTCAGCAAGTCGGTGATGCCAGAAATAGAATCTCTGCGCAGCGGCACTTCGACGGAGAGAGATTGACAGTGAACGGCACTGGTGGCGGCGGCGGAGGGTGGCGCAGCGCAGCAGGGGAGTCTCTTTTGAGAAGGAAACTATAGGGAGTATATTTTATGTTTAATGTTGGCCAAATATGTATACACCTCCCCTTAAACTTCGTCTCAATTTTCATTTAGACACTTCAACTAACGGCATACCTATTAAACCTCTAACTCAAACAAAAGTGTATCTATTAAACATAAATATGCCATGAGCTGCACCTAAATGAGGCGCGTGAAATAATGTTCATCATTTCTTTtggttttttttatttgttttaaaatatttcttTTCCCCCGCATATACAACAAGCACCAACACTCACCATATAACCATCAGACCACCGCCACTCTTTATCCATTACCGCCACCATTGATCATCATTCCCTAAAGATCAATCAGCCACAAACATGTGACATCATATTAAAAAAAAACACCGTCTTCTTCCTCATCATATTCTACCACCACTCACCATAGTTCAAAGTAAAAAATTTAAAGTCCAAATGCTAGAATTTGAGAATCTTAGAATCTTCAAAATTAACCTGATTTATCCCAAAAATCAGAGGCAAAACCACTACAATATTAAAGAAAACAGAGAGAAACCCAGAAAGAAAAACCAACAATTTCACCTACTAAGAAATCAAAATGGATTCTtcacatcaaaatcaagtaaTTTCAAAAGTGATGAGGCATAATTTCGTCAATCACAGCAGGCCCGGCGAAATCGAAAAAAAAACTTGGAAGCTCCAAAACAATACTGAGCGACGAAGTCAAGCCAACCATTATTCCTCCAATGAGGACTTGAAACGAAAAAAAATAGATTTATCTTCCAATATTTTCTCGTTTTCTCCTTAAAGATAAAACAATCAAATATTTATCGACTTGCGGTGGTGTCACAACGGTGAATATAACAGGTTGTGAATTTTCTTGTTATTTTGGATGACCATGAAATTGGGTAGATATTAAAGATGGATTGCAGAAGAAATGGAGGACTTTAGAAATTGGGGGATAATAAGTGAAGTGGAATCTTAACATATTAGTTAGTTGACTGTGAAGTATTTGATATGATACTTTTTTGGGAGAAAGAAGATGACGAAAGGTGGAGAGAGATCAGGGAAGAAGACAGGCGGGGCGGGGGTGGTTACTGGGAGAAAAAAATAATGTTTgtatctatttttctttttttttttcttttgctgaCTTGTCATTTTCTTATTGGTCTTATTAGCAGGGTCAGCAGCAAGTAGCATCCACGCACTTATGTATGTTTAGAGTTGTCAAATGTGTGTTTAATAGGCACATATGGGATGAAATTGAAGTGTTTAATAGGTACTGACCCTAGTTGAAGTATCTAAATAGAAATTAgagccaagtttaaggggttGTCTAGGTATTTGGCCTTTAATGTTTAATGAATAAGAAAAAATTGTCAGCTACTTAGCACTAAAAAGTCAGAATTAATAAAGAAAGGATTTAAGTTAAAATGCACTAAAATGTTTACATAATCATACTGttgattttagagagagaattTCTGACTGCCTCACTTATATATTTCTAGCTAACCCACGTGTTTAATGAAAaggaaattacataattaactTATTCTATAAGCTACTCAAACTATGTGATACAACTGTAGATCATTGACAACCCATGTGAGAAATAAGACGAGTCTGATGAAGGCCTAATATGGGTCTTTACCCGCATAGCCCAATAGATTCATTTGACTCATTTGGTTTTAGTCATTGGAAAGAAAACTCTAACACCTCTTCATTCTTTTCATTCTGTGACTTAACCTGGGTTCGATGAAGTGTCACTGGCAACACCCCATCAAGTTGGAGAGGGCGGAGAGAACACCCAACTTGCTTAATAGACCACGATGAAGAGGCCCAAAAAAGGGCTTGGTAAAGATATCAGCGAGCTGGTGGTGAGaaggaagaaaagaaagagagaTGAGACAAGCTTGGAACTGTTGCCAGATGAAATGGCAGTCAAGCTCCACATGTTTGATACGCTCGTGAAAGACGGGGTTTTTTAGAGATGTGGATAGTAGCCTGATTGTCCGAGTGGAGAGGTACCGACAAAGAAGGAACGACAGAAAGATCATCGAGAAGACGAACGAGCCAAGTCAGGTCGGCAACAACACGCCTTATTGACCGGTACTCGGCCTCAACAAAAGACAAAGAGACGGAAGGCTATTTCTTGGATTTACAAGAAACATGACATCCCCCCAAACTAATGAAAAACCCATTAACTGAATGACGACTATCAAAGCAGGAACCCAATCAGAGTCGCAGAAAGCGAGCAAGTCAAGAGAAGGATCAGCGGACATGAAAAGGCCCAAACTAGGATCACGAAGAAGGTAGCGAAGGCAATGATGAGTTGCAGAGAAATGAGACTCACGAGGATCCTGCATGAATTAACTAAGATGTTGAATGACAAAGGAGATGTCAGGACAGGTATGGGTCAGAAAATTGAGTTTCCCCAATAAATGACGATAGAGCAAAGGGTTAGAAAGAGGGGCACCAACCCCTGCATACAACTTGGAAAAAGGATCCAAAGGAGAAGAAGCAGGAGACAGACCAAGGAAATCAAACTCAGTAAGAAGTTCAAGGGTGAACTTGCGTTGACATAGAATCAGTCCAGAAGGCTCATGAAACACTTCCATGCCCAAAAAATAAGCTAAGTTCCCAAAGTCTTTTATCTTAAAAAATTGATCTAGAAACTGTTTTAATTCATTGAGCTCCTGAATATTGTTGCATGTGAGTAATATATCGTTCACATAAACATCCACCAAAGAAACAAAATCACCATTCTTTTTGTAGAAGAGAGAATAGTCGTTTAAGGAGTGAGTAAAGCCCTTGAAATTGAGGGCAGGAGTCAAGCGGGCATACCATTTCCTAGAGGCTTGACGAAGCCCATAAAGAGACTTCTTTAAGCGACAAACCAAATTAGGAGTTGGGGGGTCTAGACCAGTGGGAAATTTCATATAAACCTCTTCGTATATATCCTCATGTATAAAAGCGTTGTTCACATCAAATTGATAAAGACCTCAATTTTTCTTTACTGCAATAGCAAGTATACACCTAATAGTGGTCATTTTGACCACATGGGAGAAGGTCTTTGTAAAATCAATCCCTTCTCGTTGAGTGTCTCCTCGAATAACCAAACGAGCCTTAAGCCTTTCCACACTTCTATCAGATCTTAGCTTAACATTGTAGACTACTTACAGGGTAGTGCTTTCCCTCCAACTGGTAATGGAACAATTTCCCAAGTATTATTGTCCTTCAAGGTTTCAAGCTCTTTGGCTATTGCTTCTTGCCAACCACGGTCTAACGCTGCCTGGGAGTAGCTAGAAGGCTCATCTACATGAGGTAGGGAGTTCAAAAAGCTTTGGTTAGGATTAGAAAGTGCAGTAGGAGAAATAGTAGAAGGGGAGACATGTGAGAGGAAACAGGATGTAGAGACATCAGTTAACTATACTGCTCCACAAATATAGTTAGAAAAATAGACATATGCATTGTGCTCTCTCAAAGACCTGCGCAAAGCATTAGTAGGAGCACCGGGTGAATGATTAGGAATAAAAGTAGGAGAAGAAGTAGATGTAGGAGATGATATAGGAAGAGAAGTAGATGAGGTAGAAGGGGTAGAAGATGCTGTAGATAAAGGGCTAGGGGAAGGACTAGAGGGATGTGAAGGAAGGGAAACAGGAGGTGAAACAGAAACAGAAGACTCAACAGAAGGAGCAATATGGGATGTGGAAGGAGCAACAAGAATAGAAGGAGAAGAGGGAGTAGGAGAAGGTGAGGAATCAGTAGGTGAATGAGTTGGAGATGTAGAGAAATCAATGGTGGAAAAGATAGGAAATAAAGGAGAGAAATTAGTGCGAAGACTTGTAAAAGGAAAAATATACTCATGAAAAATCACATTCCTGGAAACAAAAATTTCTCTACTCTATAAGTTTAACAACATGTATCCTTTGTTTCCAGTAGGGTAGCCAAGAAATACACAAGTAACTGCCCTGGGATCAAGTTTGCCTCTAAGATGAGGCAAAGTGGAAGCAAAACATAAACAACCAAAATACCTAAGGAAGTGTAATAAAGTGCTTTGTGAAAAAGGACTTCATAAGGGGATTTATAGCGAAGAAGCTTAGTCGGAAAGTGGCAGTAAGGAGACATTCCCCCCAATAACAAATAGGCACTTTAGAATGAAAAAGAAGGGCCCTACAAGTTTCCATCAAATGCTTGTATTTTCTTTCGAcaataccattttgttgaggagtaCCAACACAGATGGTTTGGTGAAGAATTCCTTTTGAAGAGAAGTAGGCTATGGCAGCAATATTGCTACCTAATTCAAAAGCATTATCAAACCTAATTATCTTGACTTTGACTTCAAATTGTCTTTCTACCATATATATGAAAGATTTGAGGATAGTGAAAGCATTACTCTTGGTCCTCCACAAATAGGTCCAAGTACCCCTAATAAAATCATCAATAATTATAAGGAAATATTTAAAACCATTGTGGGTAGGTACCTTATAAGGACCCCCAGGTATCAATATGGATGAGTTTAAAAATGTGAGAAGTAGAACTGTTGCTATCAGAAAAAGACAATGTGTGTTGTCTAGCCATAGGGCAAATAGAACACGGAATATCTTCTTTACAAATAGCAGTTTGTGGTAAAACAGAAATGTATCTCATGGTAGAAATGGGTAAATGTCCCAACCTTACATGTCACATATTGTTACCAAAACTAACAAAACTAGACATAGAATGTGAAGTGCAACAAATTTGAGAAGTTTTTTGTGTAAGTGTAACATTCTTATTTGGATGCAGAGAATCAGCAGAATGGTGGATTGAATGGAAAAGATAGAGTCCAACTTTGACACCACCAAGGACCAGAGGCCTCCTCAAAGAAAGGCCCTGCATCAAACAATAAGTCTCAGCAAATGTAAGAAGGACTTTGAATTGGCTGCATAATCTGTTGACTGAAATCAGATTGAATTTAAAATCTAGGACATAAAGTACTCTATATAGGGTCAAATCTGGGTGTATAGTTACTTGTCCTGCTAGAGTAACTCTTACCCTTTGTGAATTAAGAAGGTTAACATTAACATGATTGAGTAATGGTTTGATAGTAGCTATGATAGTGGAGTCAAATGTCATGTGCTCTGAAGCACCAGAGTCAAGGATACAAATATGACTCTTAGAATTATTATGTGAATATGGAAGAATAGGAAAGCATGTGCCAGCACAGTTAATATTGACATTGACTTCAGAACTTGATGTAGCTTGCTGACTAATTTTAACTTGTTGAAGTAGTTCTATCAACTGTGATAATTATTCCTGTTTTATACCAATTGTTGTCTCTGCATCATTAGCCTGAACTTGTCCATAACCTTCATCTGCTTTGACTGCATTCCCTTGAATGAGATTCTGAAATCTTCTTTTTTGATATTTGGCTTAAAATTCTGTGGATAGCCATGGAATTTATAGCATTTGTCAATTGTGTGTCCTGACTTTTTTGCAATAGTTATAATTGAGATTCCTCCTATTTTCTTGATTGTTTCTAAAATTATAACATCCTAGTGAACTACCAGTATTCATTGCAAAATTTGTAGCTCTTCCTTGAGTCTGGTTAAACCTTTGTATTGGTGCAGTAAAAGAACTAGATTCACTAGGATATTGACCCATACTTTGTATCCCTCTTTGTCTTTCTTATTGCAGAAGTAAGTAATAAGCTCTATCAATGTTAGGTGGTGGATGCATCATCATGATATTTCCCCTAACACTAGTATATAACTCGTTTAACCCATTAATATTAAACTAGTTTCTACCTCTCTTCAAGTGCAATATTTTTGTCATTAGCTCTACATTTGCAATCAACACAGATACACATAGTCCTAGCACCGTGGTTATATCTCATCCCATATAGCTTTCATCTTATTAAAATAAGTTTCAATGTTAGATGATCCCTGCACTGTTTCTAACAACTGTTTTTGTAACTCATATGATTGTGCTAGATTTGATTGCCCATACTTATCCTTGAGTTGTTTCCATAAAATCCTCACAGATTTAGAGTGAATCACATTGGTATAATATCTGGAGTGAGAGAACTCAGAAGCCAAGCAAACACCATGTCATTGTACCTTATCTAATATTTCAGATCTGGTGAATCATCCTTGGGCCTGAGTAAGCTATCGTCAATAAATCCTAGCTTGTTTTTGGCTGATAACGCGATCAGAATTGATTTTCTCCAACCTCCCTATCTAGTTCCATCAAAAGGAGGAGACATCAAGCACATTCCAGGAGAATCATAAGCATGCAAAAAATAGGGATGATCTGGATCAATTTTCATCGCCATTGCAGCAATCAAAGCAGTTTCAATAGTGAAATTCTGAGAACTTCGACGAAAAGAATAGAATTCCAGAAGATCTAGAAGAAATATGTAATAGATTGGAAGTGAAAAACAATTGGGTCAAGCAaaagctttgataccatgttgattttagagagagaattTCTGGAGAAGCCAAAATGAATTTTTATTCTATTGATTTTGTCTGCTACTTTTATAAGCAAAAATGAATATATA
The DNA window shown above is from Nicotiana tomentosiformis chromosome 8, ASM39032v3, whole genome shotgun sequence and carries:
- the LOC104109435 gene encoding uncharacterized protein; this encodes MDIFLKKLDHSQPSSSSSCPSLSPTIAPEIRMNANLSHLIDELNLESLKDDPGERMPLVNYSPRIREEVRKHYIHKGPCQPSKHQFPKTKIGNKMRQFNSSWFEGPFSGWLEYSVKKDAAYCLCCYLFKHEFIHGSAGEVFSKIGFRAWNKALERLRLHAGEANSVHHKCFNKMLGLSNHHQSIQAAFDKQSEKLKSEQRMRSEASVDVAKLLLHYGLPLFHTLQHLMDSACDDSDKSINAPARDCACDAKAMAATPADMKEYPNSYVLIVDTPGLKSGDIKVQVEDDNVLLISGERKREEEKEGGKYIKMERGVGKFMRKFTLPENINTDAISAVCQDGILTVTVEKLLTPRLKKRKTIEVKFA